The following are encoded together in the Carboxydothermus pertinax genome:
- a CDS encoding methionine synthase produces MKEILKTGIGSMPLVDVKKNLEIIKKALPQIPHWPQMPQRGIAEHFVFQFLRPLTEVGLLQVEGNKGIFKKDETFPEKLTFFYEKYFEALEKRDYAFFAMPRESGEGLYYLVEKFNESFSAALAVKGQMAGPLSILLTLTDENKIPAFYDPEIREAVVKTLVMSARWQVNFLKTTGRMVYLFVDDPAIANYGSFTHLTLKREEVVGVLKEIIAAILEEGGVPGVHSCAGIDWSIVTEAGAKVISVDAANYLDSLFPYKEEVKSLLSAGGILALGIIPTGPEIENYSLEDLYADFEKKVNLLREMGVVTNDSMLMLTPACGTGLLPPEQAEKIYSLLRDFRKEVTHD; encoded by the coding sequence ATGAAGGAAATTTTAAAAACAGGGATTGGGAGCATGCCACTGGTAGATGTTAAAAAAAATTTAGAAATTATCAAAAAAGCTTTACCCCAAATACCCCATTGGCCCCAGATGCCCCAAAGGGGTATAGCGGAGCATTTTGTCTTCCAGTTTTTACGGCCGTTAACGGAAGTGGGGTTACTGCAAGTAGAGGGAAATAAAGGAATTTTTAAAAAAGATGAAACCTTTCCCGAAAAATTAACTTTCTTTTATGAAAAGTATTTTGAAGCTCTTGAAAAAAGGGATTATGCTTTTTTTGCCATGCCCCGGGAAAGTGGGGAAGGGCTTTATTACTTGGTAGAAAAATTTAATGAATCTTTTTCTGCTGCTCTTGCAGTAAAAGGACAGATGGCTGGACCTCTAAGCATCTTACTTACCCTTACCGATGAAAATAAGATTCCAGCCTTTTACGACCCTGAGATTCGGGAAGCGGTGGTTAAAACCTTAGTTATGTCTGCCCGCTGGCAGGTAAACTTTTTAAAAACTACCGGGCGTATGGTTTATTTGTTTGTTGATGACCCAGCCATTGCCAATTATGGGAGTTTTACTCATCTTACTTTAAAACGGGAAGAGGTCGTGGGAGTACTAAAGGAAATCATCGCTGCTATTTTAGAAGAGGGAGGAGTACCGGGAGTACACTCTTGCGCAGGCATCGATTGGTCAATTGTAACTGAAGCAGGGGCTAAAGTTATTTCGGTGGATGCGGCTAACTACTTAGATTCCCTCTTTCCGTATAAGGAAGAAGTTAAGAGTTTACTAAGCGCCGGAGGAATTTTAGCTTTAGGGATTATTCCTACCGGCCCGGAAATTGAAAATTATAGTTTAGAAGACCTTTACGCTGATTTTGAGAAAAAAGTTAATTTATTAAGGGAAATGGGTGTAGTTACCAATGACTCTATGCTTATGCTAACTCCTGCTTGTGGTACCGGCCTTTTACCTCCGGAGCAAGCGGAGAAAATTTATAGTCTTTTACGGGATTTTAGAAAGGAAGTTACCCATGATTGA
- a CDS encoding histidinol-phosphatase, translating to MIDLHVHSVYSGHGEGEFEDYLQKAQEKGIRELGFSEHFPMALYGKDFPGYSMDVINWPHYLTRLDRLKETYPFLKIGLEVDYFPECEAELKKVLRGLPVDYLIGSVHFIDNWPFDSPTEIANYRGMDLKELTAKYFSLVKKVVRAGIFNIIGHLDLIKKFGLINFELIEPHIKEVLLELKNSGMVMEINTAGFRYPAKEQYPSKIIIEEAVREKIPLTTGSDAHKPEHLAYKFPEIYQMLEEIGVKNLTIFENRKAREIPLSRP from the coding sequence ATGATTGATTTACATGTTCACTCGGTATATTCTGGCCATGGGGAAGGAGAGTTTGAAGATTATTTACAAAAAGCCCAAGAAAAGGGAATTAGGGAATTGGGATTTAGTGAACATTTTCCCATGGCCTTATATGGAAAAGATTTTCCAGGATATTCTATGGATGTTATTAATTGGCCTCATTACTTAACGAGGCTTGATAGATTAAAAGAAACCTATCCTTTTTTAAAAATTGGGCTTGAAGTGGATTATTTTCCTGAATGTGAAGCAGAGCTCAAAAAAGTTTTGAGGGGTTTACCGGTAGATTATCTAATTGGCTCGGTTCACTTTATAGACAACTGGCCTTTTGACTCTCCCACTGAAATCGCAAACTACCGAGGTATGGATCTAAAAGAGCTGACAGCGAAATATTTTTCTTTAGTAAAAAAAGTAGTTAGAGCGGGAATTTTTAATATTATAGGCCACTTGGATTTAATAAAAAAATTTGGCCTAATTAACTTTGAGCTTATTGAGCCCCATATTAAAGAGGTTCTCCTGGAATTAAAAAATTCCGGGATGGTTATGGAAATAAACACCGCTGGTTTTCGGTATCCGGCCAAGGAGCAATATCCAAGTAAAATTATCATTGAGGAAGCGGTAAGGGAAAAAATCCCTCTTACTACCGGCTCCGACGCCCATAAGCCGGAGCATCTTGCCTACAAATTTCCGGAAATTTACCAGATGTTAGAGGAAATTGGTGTAAAAAACCTTACAATTTTTGAAAACCGAAAAGCCCGGGAAATTCCTTTAAGCCGCCCGTAA
- a CDS encoding molybdopterin-dependent oxidoreductase translates to MKYKVKLTRRQFLKGTAAAGALLGVGGGRVLVKKALANSPAREVKFIRTTCSPNCTSACGIKAMVVDGQIKALFPTNDYPDPEYNPRGCLRGISFINLIYGPDRLKGPRIKEGGRGLKGKFRDVSWEEALDYTAQRLKEIAEKYGPESIGVSFQVGGTGYVHKGAMVALATLAGWTLHHAYDLNGDLPMFWPQTFGVQTEELEPLEWTNSRYTAILGSNVMVTRLIDSDLLLESKKRGGKVVVFDPNYSPTAAKADEFYRIKVSSDAALALGIARIIIEERLFDEQFVKTYTDLPLLVRLDNGKRLKAAEVAGLDLPTNVPPYREVFVAYNGKFLAVNPEKLEMPLDVALEGEYTVNLKNGQTVKVKPVFQLLKESLKVYTPEFVERETGVKAEDIVKIAREMATIKPLHIIYGASNYQWYHGDLKGRALALIVVLTGNLGKPGAGISTYAGQYRVRLKVNKWWFPEGKKAKWYPWLYILHGPTENMVAPRPKNGIKALIFGWHNPFDQHNMANRLREMVEKGELEFVVSIDFQNSTSCQWSDVVLPGVTWYEKTELTATPVHPYLQLQQPAIEPLYNCKPELWIFRELAKRINPEFEKHFFPGLAPDKAAEKAIELMLATGGPMVEGITLEQLKKGPVRLKLGTPGNRQIMFYEQIVEKKPFPPESLPTPIEKTAQFVKSGRIEFYKEEDIFLKLGEQLPVYKPPFEESEYALDPSSKGKYQFAFITRNSLYRVHSTHSNNIWMEELHNNKPKVFLNPKDAEAKGIKEGDLVEVYNNRGKVKGYAVLDPGIGEKVIVFEQGWWSRYLKETSYNSLTYPFIKPTHEVYFVPGVWSPNTAWNECLCDVRKAGEI, encoded by the coding sequence GTGAAGTACAAAGTAAAGCTTACCCGGCGTCAGTTTTTAAAAGGTACGGCTGCAGCCGGTGCTCTTTTGGGTGTCGGAGGCGGAAGGGTTTTGGTAAAAAAGGCTTTGGCCAATAGCCCTGCCCGGGAAGTAAAATTCATTCGTACTACTTGTTCGCCCAATTGCACCAGTGCTTGTGGTATTAAAGCAATGGTGGTGGATGGACAAATTAAAGCATTATTTCCCACCAACGATTATCCAGACCCGGAATACAATCCCAGAGGGTGTTTACGGGGGATTTCGTTCATTAATTTAATATATGGCCCTGACCGGCTAAAAGGTCCCAGAATTAAAGAAGGAGGCAGGGGATTAAAAGGAAAATTTAGAGATGTTTCCTGGGAGGAAGCCCTTGATTACACTGCTCAAAGACTTAAGGAAATTGCGGAAAAGTACGGTCCTGAATCAATAGGTGTTAGCTTTCAAGTAGGGGGTACTGGCTACGTCCACAAAGGAGCCATGGTAGCACTGGCAACGCTTGCAGGCTGGACCTTGCACCATGCTTATGACTTAAATGGGGATTTACCGATGTTCTGGCCTCAAACTTTCGGTGTCCAGACCGAAGAGTTAGAGCCTTTAGAGTGGACTAATTCTCGTTATACCGCTATATTAGGTTCCAACGTTATGGTGACCAGGCTGATTGACTCGGATTTACTCTTGGAGTCGAAAAAACGGGGCGGAAAAGTAGTGGTATTTGACCCCAACTACTCGCCAACGGCAGCTAAAGCCGATGAATTTTACCGGATAAAAGTATCAAGCGATGCAGCCTTAGCTTTAGGTATTGCTCGGATAATCATTGAAGAACGACTTTTTGATGAACAGTTTGTTAAAACTTATACCGACTTACCGCTCTTAGTACGTCTGGATAACGGAAAACGCTTAAAGGCAGCGGAAGTAGCTGGACTTGACCTGCCAACCAATGTGCCTCCTTACCGGGAAGTTTTTGTAGCCTACAACGGCAAGTTTTTAGCGGTAAATCCGGAAAAACTGGAAATGCCCTTAGATGTAGCGCTGGAGGGAGAATATACCGTTAACTTAAAAAATGGTCAGACTGTCAAGGTAAAGCCCGTATTTCAGCTTTTAAAAGAAAGCCTCAAAGTTTATACGCCGGAATTTGTAGAGCGGGAAACCGGCGTAAAGGCAGAGGATATAGTAAAAATAGCCCGGGAAATGGCAACCATTAAACCGCTACACATTATTTATGGTGCGAGCAATTACCAGTGGTACCACGGCGATTTAAAAGGCCGGGCTTTAGCGTTAATTGTGGTGCTTACCGGTAATCTCGGAAAACCGGGAGCTGGGATTTCCACCTATGCCGGACAGTACCGGGTACGGCTTAAAGTAAATAAATGGTGGTTCCCGGAAGGGAAAAAGGCGAAATGGTATCCCTGGCTTTATATATTGCACGGGCCTACGGAAAATATGGTAGCACCCAGACCCAAAAATGGAATTAAGGCTTTAATCTTTGGCTGGCATAACCCCTTTGACCAGCACAACATGGCCAATCGCCTGCGGGAAATGGTGGAAAAGGGTGAGTTAGAGTTCGTGGTGTCTATTGATTTTCAAAACTCCACCAGCTGTCAGTGGAGCGATGTGGTATTACCGGGTGTTACCTGGTATGAAAAAACCGAACTTACGGCAACGCCGGTGCACCCTTACCTTCAGCTTCAGCAACCGGCAATAGAACCACTATATAATTGTAAGCCGGAACTCTGGATTTTTAGAGAGTTGGCTAAAAGAATCAATCCGGAATTTGAAAAACACTTTTTCCCCGGCCTTGCTCCCGATAAAGCGGCGGAAAAGGCCATTGAACTAATGTTAGCCACCGGCGGTCCAATGGTAGAAGGTATTACCTTGGAGCAACTAAAAAAAGGTCCGGTGCGGTTAAAGCTTGGCACTCCGGGAAATCGGCAAATAATGTTTTACGAACAAATTGTGGAGAAAAAACCTTTTCCACCGGAAAGTCTGCCAACACCCATTGAAAAAACAGCCCAATTTGTTAAAAGCGGGCGGATTGAGTTTTATAAGGAGGAAGATATTTTCTTAAAACTTGGCGAACAGCTACCGGTCTATAAGCCGCCCTTTGAAGAAAGCGAATATGCTTTGGATCCAAGTAGCAAAGGTAAATACCAATTTGCCTTTATCACTAGGAACTCGCTGTATCGGGTTCACTCTACCCATTCCAATAATATTTGGATGGAGGAACTACACAATAACAAGCCCAAGGTTTTTCTAAACCCAAAAGATGCCGAAGCAAAAGGAATTAAAGAGGGAGATTTGGTGGAGGTCTATAATAATCGGGGTAAAGTTAAAGGGTATGCGGTTTTAGATCCGGGTATTGGCGAAAAAGTCATAGTGTTTGAGCAGGGTTGGTGGAGCCGGTATTTAAAGGAAACCTCCTACAACTCCTTAACCTATCCATTTATTAAACCGACTCACGAGGTGTATTTTGTACCCGGGGTATGGAGTCCCAATACGGCCTGGAATGAATGCCTGTGTGATGTGAGAAAGGCGGGTGAAATTTAA
- a CDS encoding 4Fe-4S dicluster domain-containing protein, with the protein MRYGMVIDLDRCIGCRTCAVICKEHNSQPPGTWWNRVFTPGSEEHQTAVEKDGHLQMYFLPVSCQMCENAPCVKVCPVGATYTDDKGRVLVDYERCIGCRYCMTACPYGVRQFNWEDPKKAKERVGYMKGYSYGYPFDHRDKDDRLVYTQNRPKGIVEKCTFCVQYTDKGELPACVQACPAKARIFGDLDDKDSEISKLVHERQVAQLKENLGTKPKVFYLAPTKGKR; encoded by the coding sequence ATGCGCTACGGCATGGTTATAGACCTTGATAGATGCATTGGTTGCCGGACCTGTGCGGTAATTTGTAAAGAACATAATTCCCAGCCACCCGGAACCTGGTGGAACCGGGTGTTTACTCCGGGAAGTGAGGAACACCAAACGGCGGTAGAGAAAGACGGACACCTCCAGATGTATTTTTTACCGGTATCCTGCCAGATGTGTGAAAATGCACCCTGTGTGAAAGTATGCCCTGTAGGGGCTACTTATACCGACGACAAGGGACGGGTGCTGGTGGATTATGAACGGTGTATTGGCTGCCGTTACTGCATGACTGCCTGTCCCTATGGTGTTCGCCAGTTTAACTGGGAGGACCCGAAAAAGGCCAAGGAGCGGGTGGGATACATGAAAGGCTACAGCTATGGTTATCCTTTTGACCACCGGGACAAGGATGACCGACTGGTTTATACCCAAAACCGCCCTAAAGGGATAGTAGAAAAGTGCACCTTTTGCGTCCAGTATACCGATAAAGGGGAACTCCCGGCCTGTGTGCAGGCTTGTCCCGCAAAAGCTAGAATTTTTGGTGACCTAGATGACAAAGATTCGGAAATTAGTAAATTAGTGCATGAAAGACAGGTTGCACAGTTAAAAGAAAATTTGGGAACCAAGCCTAAAGTCTTTTATCTGGCACCAACCAAGGGAAAACGTTAA
- the nrfD gene encoding NrfD/PsrC family molybdoenzyme membrane anchor subunit produces MKKLNQLLLIGVLLFLISITAWGYQLSQGLVVTNLRNPFSWGLYIATFAFFVGIAAGGLIVSSSIYLFGIEQLKPFTRIASLSAFASIVGAGAIILPDIGRPERIYNMLVHPNFRSPLVWDVIVISCYLILTFLSVYFQLLPEWKKENRGFLNGWTKNLSQEQVEAISRLWSKRVSLIGLPFAILIHTVTALIFATQASRDWWHTAVLPPDFIAVATASGTALVMLISLLVVGKERFVQYKGAFKSFAFIIAGSLIVHFFFMYIDFLVRWWWGVPEELNPLALVFKKYGLIHLLEVALPAFVMIYFLTKKGRESYNGLITGSILLFIGVFAHRFLLMPASYNVFPLNFTLPDTEAEMVNYPIAIGVYKKGAAVFASFWHYAPSPVEIAVALLPFALVIIILTFMIKTYKFLPNAK; encoded by the coding sequence ATGAAAAAGTTAAATCAATTATTATTGATTGGTGTCCTGCTTTTTCTTATTAGTATTACTGCCTGGGGCTATCAATTAAGTCAGGGCCTGGTAGTCACCAACTTACGTAACCCTTTTAGTTGGGGACTTTATATCGCTACCTTTGCTTTTTTTGTGGGTATAGCTGCCGGTGGTTTAATTGTGTCATCATCAATTTATCTTTTTGGTATCGAACAGTTAAAACCTTTCACACGGATTGCTTCCCTTTCGGCTTTTGCCAGTATTGTAGGCGCTGGTGCTATAATCTTACCCGATATTGGTCGACCGGAGCGAATTTATAACATGCTCGTACATCCTAATTTTCGCTCACCCCTGGTGTGGGATGTTATCGTAATTTCTTGTTACTTAATTCTAACCTTTTTAAGTGTCTATTTTCAGCTTTTGCCGGAATGGAAAAAGGAAAACCGGGGCTTTTTAAACGGTTGGACCAAAAATTTAAGTCAGGAACAGGTAGAAGCTATTTCCCGGCTTTGGTCTAAAAGGGTATCCTTAATTGGACTTCCCTTTGCAATTTTGATTCATACCGTTACTGCCCTTATCTTTGCGACGCAAGCTTCCCGGGATTGGTGGCATACTGCTGTGCTGCCGCCGGATTTTATCGCGGTGGCTACCGCTTCGGGTACAGCCCTGGTGATGCTTATCTCTTTATTAGTTGTAGGAAAAGAGCGGTTTGTGCAGTATAAGGGAGCGTTTAAAAGCTTTGCCTTTATTATTGCCGGTTCCTTAATTGTTCACTTTTTCTTCATGTATATTGATTTTTTAGTGCGCTGGTGGTGGGGAGTGCCTGAAGAGCTAAACCCTCTGGCGCTGGTATTTAAAAAGTATGGTTTAATTCACCTTTTAGAAGTAGCGTTACCTGCTTTTGTTATGATTTATTTCCTTACCAAAAAGGGCAGGGAGTCCTACAACGGCCTAATTACTGGAAGCATCCTTTTATTTATCGGGGTGTTTGCCCACCGTTTCCTTTTAATGCCAGCTTCGTATAATGTATTTCCGCTTAATTTCACCTTACCGGATACGGAGGCAGAAATGGTCAATTACCCAATTGCTATTGGGGTTTATAAGAAAGGGGCTGCGGTGTTTGCCAGCTTTTGGCATTACGCCCCTTCTCCGGTGGAAATAGCAGTAGCTCTTCTTCCTTTTGCCCTAGTAATTATCATCCTGACATTTATGATTAAAACTTATAAATTTTTACCCAATGCTAAATAA
- the mraZ gene encoding division/cell wall cluster transcriptional repressor MraZ: MFMGEYSHTVDAKGRVFIPARFREELGERFIVTKGLDHCLFVFPQKEWKLIEEKIKALPFTNQDARAFVRLFFAGAAECEQDKQGRVLLPNHLREYAKIDKEVVIVGVGTRVEIWSQELWINYCNGAQAAYEEIAEKMVNFLI, encoded by the coding sequence ATGTTTATGGGGGAGTATTCCCATACTGTGGATGCTAAAGGTAGAGTTTTTATTCCAGCACGCTTTCGGGAGGAGCTGGGAGAGAGATTTATTGTCACCAAAGGCTTGGACCATTGCCTTTTTGTTTTCCCCCAAAAAGAATGGAAGCTTATTGAGGAGAAGATAAAGGCGCTTCCCTTTACCAACCAAGATGCTCGGGCGTTTGTGCGGCTATTTTTTGCCGGGGCTGCTGAGTGTGAACAGGATAAACAAGGCCGGGTTTTACTTCCCAACCATTTAAGAGAATATGCCAAAATTGATAAAGAGGTAGTCATAGTTGGTGTTGGCACCCGGGTTGAAATCTGGAGCCAGGAACTTTGGATTAATTACTGCAACGGTGCTCAGGCAGCTTATGAAGAAATTGCCGAAAAAATGGTTAACTTTTTAATTTAG
- the rsmH gene encoding 16S rRNA (cytosine(1402)-N(4))-methyltransferase RsmH, whose amino-acid sequence MEFSHVPVLLYETIDLLKIKDGGIYVDATLGGGGHSEEILKRANCRVIGLDQDDDALAYALKRLTSFGDRFIALKGNFRQIRKVVYQLGIDAVDGVLMDLGVSSFQLDNPEKGFSYNQDGPLDMRMDSKNPKTAADVVNTYSEKELISIFYEYGEERYAPQIARAIVKRREKKPFTTTLELAEEIIRAVPAKARREKHPAKRVFQALRIEVNDELGSLEEGLVGAVELLKPGGRIVVITFHSLEDRLVKKFFRREENPCVCPKDFPVCVCGKKPRLKIITKKPIIPGPQEVEKNRRSHSAKLRAAEKLSFA is encoded by the coding sequence ATGGAGTTTTCCCATGTGCCGGTGTTGCTTTATGAAACAATTGACCTTTTAAAGATAAAAGATGGTGGCATCTATGTGGATGCTACTTTAGGCGGTGGCGGTCACAGCGAGGAAATCTTAAAGCGGGCCAATTGCCGGGTAATTGGTTTGGATCAAGATGATGATGCTTTAGCCTATGCTTTAAAGCGCTTAACTTCTTTTGGTGATAGATTTATTGCGCTAAAAGGTAATTTTCGGCAGATTAGAAAAGTAGTTTACCAACTGGGCATAGATGCTGTAGATGGAGTATTAATGGATCTGGGAGTTTCATCTTTTCAGCTTGATAATCCGGAAAAAGGATTTAGTTACAACCAAGATGGCCCCCTTGATATGCGCATGGACTCTAAAAACCCAAAGACGGCAGCAGATGTGGTAAACACTTATTCTGAAAAAGAGCTTATTAGTATTTTTTACGAATATGGGGAAGAAAGGTATGCCCCGCAAATTGCCCGGGCTATAGTTAAGCGCCGGGAGAAAAAACCTTTTACTACTACCTTAGAACTTGCTGAAGAGATAATCCGTGCTGTACCGGCCAAAGCCCGGCGGGAAAAACACCCTGCCAAAAGGGTTTTTCAGGCTCTTAGAATTGAAGTAAATGATGAACTTGGAAGTTTAGAAGAGGGTTTGGTGGGAGCGGTAGAACTCTTAAAGCCCGGAGGCCGGATTGTAGTAATAACCTTTCATTCCTTAGAGGATCGGTTAGTCAAAAAATTTTTCCGGCGAGAAGAAAACCCTTGCGTTTGTCCTAAGGATTTCCCGGTATGTGTTTGTGGTAAAAAGCCAAGGCTTAAAATTATTACCAAAAAACCTATAATTCCGGGTCCGCAGGAAGTTGAAAAAAATCGTAGGTCTCATAGTGCAAAGCTTAGAGCGGCAGAAAAACTATCTTTTGCATAA